One Aegilops tauschii subsp. strangulata cultivar AL8/78 chromosome 7, Aet v6.0, whole genome shotgun sequence genomic window carries:
- the LOC109745046 gene encoding BTB/POZ and MATH domain-containing protein 2-like, which produces MEFGTTVSTCNATLVRGNHIFVVDDYSVIKETDIGKFVRSDAFQVGGYDWSVRFYPQGINDGCQDHISIVGELMNEDVEVRAIFYYRLISPGGQCTEWKQMRVLNLSSAEGKCRMGGWEKVMEKTLLEAEYVKFDHFSIEFSVSVIKDPVVTSSDLLLSPQVKLPPSQLSSDFANILESKEGADVTFCVQGEPFLAHRVVLAVRSPVFRAQLCGPMMEKEGSSLILEDMLPDVFRTLLQFIYTDCLVLPFDDFDDEDRREIVRHLLVAADRYRIERLKLICEAALSRCLDAQTVATTYALADQHQCNDLKQACLKFMASPTIFGKVLASQDYNNLKRKSPSTTLEILESIYKFPKIYAKQAKPAGQYDADERTIPRSFAPAQPGNEKGESWRWNSDKQSSPATAAGGRQAVDFVGKSAISSR; this is translated from the exons ATGGAGTTCGGAACTACAGTCTCGACCTGCAATGCAACGTTGGTTCGCGGTAACCACATCTTCGTGGTTGATGACTACAGTGTCATCAAGGAAACTGATATAGGCAAATTTGTAAGGTCAGATGCCTTCCAAGTTGGTGGCTATGACTGGTCAGTTAGATTCTATCCACAAGGAATCAATGATGGATGCCAAGACCACATCTCTATTGTTGGTGAGCTTATGAACGAAGATGTAGAAGTGAGGGCCATATTTTATTATCGATTGATCTCCCCAGGAGGACAGTGTACTGAGTGGAAACAGATGAGAGTGTTAAACCTATCTAGTGCAGAGGGCAAATGTAGGATGGGAGGGTGGGAGAAGGTCATGGAGAAAACATTACTTGAAGCAGAGTATGTGAAATTTGACCACTTCTCAATCGAGTTTTCAGTCAGTGTTATAAAAGATCCAGTGGTGACTAGCAGTGACTTACTACTTTCACCCCAAGTGAAGCTGCCGCCATCACAGCTATCAAGTGATTTCGCAAATATTCTAGAGTCAAAAGAAGGGGCGGACGTGACCTTCTGCGTACAAGGTGAGCCATTTCTTGCACACAGGGTAGTGCTTGCTGTGAGGTCCCCTGTGTTTAGGGCGCAGCTCTGTGGCCCAATGATGGAGAAAGAAGGGTCATCTCTAATCTTGGAAGATATGTTACCTGACGTTTTTAGGACACTTCTGCAATTTATCTACACAGACTGCTTGGTGCTTCCTTTCGATGATTTCGATGACGAGGACAGAAGAGAGATTGTACGCCACTTACTGGTGGCTGCCGATCGCTACCGCATTGAAAGGCTAAAGCTCATATGTGAGGCTGCTCTTTCCAGGTGTCTTGATGCACAGACAGTGGCAACTACATACGCTCTAGCTGATCAACATCAGTGTAACGATCTTAAACAGGCATGCCTCAAATTTATGGCATCTCCAACAATATTTGGTAAAGTGTTGGCAAGCCAAGACTATAACAACCTCAAGAGAAAGAGCCCTAGTACAACATTGGAGATTTTAGAGAGCATTTATAAGTTCCCAAAGATCTA TGCAAAACAAGCCAAACCTGCAGGGCAGTATGACGCTGACGAGCGCACCATTCCGAGAAGTTTCGCACCTGCACAACCGGGGAACGAGAAGGGTGAGTCCTGGAGGTGGAACTCGGACAAGCAGTCTTCGCCAGCAACAGCAGCAGGTGGACGACAAGCCGTGGATTTCGTGGGCAAGTCCGCTATATCCTCAAGATAA
- the LOC109745050 gene encoding LOW QUALITY PROTEIN: BTB/POZ and MATH domain-containing protein 2 (The sequence of the model RefSeq protein was modified relative to this genomic sequence to represent the inferred CDS: deleted 2 bases in 1 codon), with the protein MHGVLPMEKLYEWPFSWNWSSCGAILFVIINSEERHSRPEEQRSFPLMLGVKTFGWSSFLCESQRKRAIMLPCDATLVCRGKALVLHMDFATADSTCIFAVTNYSFIKETGLGNFQRSHAFQVGGYDWSVRFYPQGINAESQKHISIVGELMSENAEVSAIFCYRLISPGGQCTEWTQTGVLNLSSAEGKYRMGGGGWEKVMGKTLLEAEYVEFDRFLIEFSITVMKDPLVTCSDLLSPQVKLPPPELSNDFADLLESKEGADVTFCVQGETFPAHRVVLAARSPVFRVQLCGPMMEKDGSYVIVEDMLPDVFRALIHFVYTDCLVLPFDGFDDEDRKEIVRHLLEAADRYAIEKLKLICEATLCSCLDVQTVATTYALADQHQCNDLKQACLKFMASPTILGEVMASQDYENLKRKSSSTALEILESVCKFPKI; encoded by the exons ATGCATGGAGTTTTACCAATGGAAAAATTGTACGAATGGCCATTCAGTTGGAATTGGTCTTCTTGCGGTGCCATTTTGTTTGTAATAATTAATTCAGAGGAGCGTCATAGCAGACCAGAGGAACAACGTTCGTTTCCACTGATGTTAGGAGTCAAAACATTCGGGTGGAGCTCTTTTTTGTGTGAAAGCCAGAGGAAAAGAGCGATAATGCTACCCTGTGATGCAACTCTTGTTTGCCGCGGGAAG GCACTTGTATTGCACATGGACTTCGCAACTGCAGACTCGACCTGCATCTTCGCGGTTACTAACTATAGTTTCATCAAGGAAACAGGTCTGGGCAATTTTCAAAGGTCCCATGCCTTCCAAGTTGGTGGGTATGACTGGTCAGTTAGATTCTACCCACAAGGAATCAATGCTGAAAGCCAAAAGCACATCTCTATTGTTGGTGAGCTTATGAGCGAAAATGCAGAAGTCAGTGCAATATTTTGTTATCGATTGATCTCCCCAGGAGGACAATGCACAGAGTGGACTCAAACCGGAGTGTTAAACTTATCTAGTGCAGAAGGAAAATATAGGATGggaggg ggagggtgggagaAGGTCATGGGGAAAACTTTGCTTGAAGCAGAATATGTGGAATTTGACCGCTTCTTGATTGAATTTTCCATCACTGTTATGAAAGATCCACTGGTGACTTGCAGTGACTTATTATCACCCCAAGTGAAGCTGCCACCACCAGAACTGTCAAATGATTTTGCAGATCTTCTAGAGTCAAAAGAAGGGGCGGACGTGACCTTCTGCGTCCAAGGTGAAACATTTCCTGCACATAGGGTAGTGCTCGCGGCAAGGTCACCGGTGTTTAGGGTGCAGCTCTGTGGACCAATGATGGAGAAAGACGGGTCATATGTAATCGTGGAAGATATGTTACCTGACGTTTTTAGGGCTCTCATACATTTTGTGTACACAGACTGCTTGGTGCTTCCTTTCGACGGTTTTGATGACGAGGACAGAAAAGAGATTGTACGCCACTTACTCGAGGCTGCCGATCGCTACGCAATTGAAAAGTTGAAGCTCATATGTGAGGCCACTCTTTGCAGCTGTCTTGATGTACAAACAGTGGCAACTACATATGCGCTAGCTGATCAACATCAGTGTAATGATCTCAAACAGGCTTGCCTCAAATTTATGGCATCTCCAACAATACTTGGTGAAGTGATGGCGAGCCAAGACTATGAAAACCTCAAGAGAAAGAGTTCTAGTACAGCATTGGAGATTTTAGAGAGCGTTTGTAAGTTCCCAAAGATCTAG